The Candidatus Eisenbacteria bacterium genome contains the following window.
AGCGTTCCTGAGCTCTCCGAACTGCGTCTTCCTGAAAGCTAGAAAGAGGCAGAGCACGCTTACCGCTATGCCGAAGTACGCTTTTCGCTTCAAGACGTCACCTCAAGCGCCTATTGTGTTCATGAAAACCTTTTCTTCACGAGGAAAATAAGGTTCTCGAAACCATCGGCCCATTTGCGCAGCTTCACGGTGCCGATCCGGATGTGATAGTTGACGTGATATTCCGCAAACTTGATTTGTCTGTTCTTTATTGCCTCTATTTTTATCTCCTCGGAGAACGGCATTCCGTCACTTGTGACTTCGAGCAGAGGATAGATGCTTCTTTTGAAAAACCACATGCCTGACTGTGAGTCCCTGATCCTTCTCATGTAGAGAAGAAACATTGCAGAAGTCAGTATCATGTTCCCGATCCAGTTGCTGAAGTTCATCGACTTTTGGTTCGCAAGAGGAAACCTGCATGCCGATACAAAGTCGAGGTCCCTGTCGAGCATGAACTCCGTTACCTCGCCAATCGACTCCTGGGGATACGAGCCGTCGCCGTCCATTGTAACGACTACGTCGCCTGTCGCGGCAGGTATTCCTGCCTTGTACGCGGCGCCATAGCCCTTTCTCGGCTCGTAGACAACCTTTGCCCCAAGTGACTTTGCGACTTCAGCCGTCTTGTCGGTGGAGGCGTTGTCCACGACAACAACTTCATCAACACAGGACGGCATGTTCTTGAGCACGTGCGCTATGCCGTCCTCCTCATTGTGGCACGGGATAACGACTGTAATCCGCTTTCCTCTTAACACTGCCCTTAGATCTCCGTTCTTCCTTCCCTCCGGCCGATGACGAGAATCCCGGCGGGAGCATGTTCTTATAGATTCAACCGGTAGAGCTTGATCAATGGATTTTCATAGACCTTCGTGAAAAGCCCCGCATTTCCGTCAGGCACCTGCCACAGCCGTTCCCCGACATCATCCTTTCTCCAAACAACATAGACAGGCGTGTGAAAGTTCCCAAGGAATCCTATCATACCGGGGGACACCCGTCCCTCTTCAAAAAGCTCCGTTACTACCGCCTTTCTCTTTTGCATCTCCGGGGTGCTGTATCCCCATCCTACGGCAAAAGAATCCCCTCCCCAGAGTAGTCTTCGTGGTCCGGTGACTACCAGCTCGGATCGCCCTTCGCTATCCAGGAAAAGGGCATCCCTACGGGTGTATCGGCTAATCCATTCATAAGCTGAACGCTCGTCATGTGAGAAAACGGCCCTTCCGCCGCGCTCAGGCCCTTTGTCAATCAGAAATGCGAAGATGGCAAGGAAATTCGTGGCAATCAGCGACAAGACAAGGCAAAACCCGGCAAGTTTCCTGAAGAATCCTCCCCTGAAGAGCTCATACAGAAACCAGCCGGAGGCGATAGACAGCGGCACAAAGAGGAGGCTGATGAATTTGCTCTCGTTTCCAAAAGGAAGCGGGACAAGAAAGCCGAAAACCAGAAGACCCAGCATCCAGAGGGCGATGAAAGCTCCTCCCCTCTTTCCCACAAGAAATGAAATCGAGCGGGGCGCAAGAATCCAGAAAAGGAGGCCGGACAAGGCCGTGCTCCACAGGAATGCGCCGTTCAGGTCGAGGCCGCCGATCTGGCCGCCGCCTTTCCCGACCATGACGGACAGAAGATATGGGGATGACACCAGTACCGGCAGAATCGATGCAATGAGAAGAAAAGTAGCCCTTCCCGGCGTCACTTTTGCGTGCCTCATTCTTGAAAAAACTATGAGCAGGAAAAGCGCCCCGGCCGACACGAAGAAAGTGGCGAGTCCTGCGACAGTGTGAAAGAGAATTGCGCCCAGAAGACAGAGCGCGGCAAGGAAGAGATCCTCAAGCGCCCCGCTGCGCAGATACGATGAGGCCTTCCAGAGAAATGCAAGACTCAAAACCATGCCTATTGAAAAAGCCGTTCCGATGAGAAACTTGTCCATTCCGAATGCGAGACTGGCATGAAGGTAGCCGCGGGGGCAGAGTCCAAGCAGAGTCGTGCTTGCCCCGCCGAAAATCAGTTCTTTGAACACGTCAATCCCGTGCGTCTTCCCCAGCGAGCACCCCAGCAGCAGAAAGACTGCGCCCAGCGGATTCATGCCGAAGAAAAGGAGAAGCAGGCTTGATACATAACGTCTGATCCCTGAAACAAAATTCTTCGAGAAAAGGTAGGCAGCACAAGCCATAGCCAGGAAAAAGTGCACATTCAGAATGGCCATTACAGAGAAAGGACTTGGCCCGCCCGAGACACAAAGGGCTCCAAGATATACATGGTAGAACCAGAAATACAGAAGCTTGATGCCGTAGAAGAAGGGATCTGTCGGCGGGATTCCGAAGTCAAGGATTTCGTGGGTGATGGCTGCGTGGAACCAGGAATCATCCCTTATTCTGAGATTCGGGTTCAGGAGAAGTATTGCGGCGGGAACGAGCGAAAACAGAATCGAGATGAGCATAACGGCACCAGAGTTGCCATCCGCCTTGCTGAACTTGAATCGGTCCTTCAGGAGAAGAACAAGTGAAACGGCCGAGAAGACGACTACTGCAACATCAGTCGAGGTCTTAAACGCAAGACCGAAGTGCGAAAGGAGGAGGACTGTTGTTCCGGAAAACACCGGCGAAAGGCACGTGACGAGCACAAAGAGTTCCAGGATTCCAGTGTGCCTCTTCTTCATGACGAGAAGAAGCGTGAGCCCGGGAATGAAGGCAAGCCCGACGTACCTGAGGGGCCAGAAATAGGCCGGAACCGACCCCCTCAGAAGCTCGAAACTGCCTGACAGCAGAGTCAGGAGTGCGATGAGGTTCATCGGCTTTCTCCAGGTTTGCTCAAACCTCTGGCCGGCCTGAGCGGAATTTTCCTGCCGGAGATGCTCGTCATGAAGAAAGTTACATCATCCTTCGAGAAAAGGCCAAGGGCGAAGGTGCATCCGAAGAAAACCAACGGGAAAAGAACGACCTTGAGACTGATAATCGCCGCGTTCAGTTGAAGAAACTCAAACGGGACAGAGAGTGCTGCAATAAGCGCGCACTGGAGCGAAGTCAGGACAGAAATTTTCGCAAGGCGGCCGCCTGCACTTTCCTTGATTCCCGCGGGGACTGCCCTCCCTGCCAGAACAACAGCCTGGACAAAAGTCACGAATACTGAAACCAGATTTGCAAACCCGGCTCCGATGAGCCCGGTGAAAGGCACAAAGAGAATGTACAGCGATGCTTCCAGGAACAGCTTGAGGAGCGCCAGCCAGAGGACTGTTTTTGTTTTCTCAAGGGCATAGAAAAGCATTGTGAGCGGCTGTTGGGCCGTTCTGGCAAGCGGAACGAACGCGAGTATGCGAAGGAGAAGAACGCCATCCAGATATTCTCTTCCTCCCATGATGAGCGTTATCTCTCTTGCAAAGACGAAGATTCCGGCGCTCATCAGGGATGCAAGAACTGAGATTGCCCTGTGGGAATGAGAGAAAACAGAAAACAGTCCCTTCTCGTCCCCTTCGCCCTTAAGCCTTGCAAGCGACGGCAGGATGGCCTGGGGCACCGCCTGTCCAAGGGCAATGAACCTCTCGATTATGTTGAACGCAAAAGAGAAAAGCCCGAGCGAGTGCGGCGTGAGCAGGTATCCGAGTATTATCCTTGAAAGATTCTGGCCCGCAAGATAGGCGGCCCTCGCCCCGAGAAGAGGGATGCAATACTTGAAAATCATGCGGAGAAGCCCCCCTGAACCAACCATCGCCTCACCCTTCTTCCTCAGATTTCTCAGTACCGCCCACAGCAGCCCGAAATAAAGCCCTGCGCTTATGACGAGCGCGGAGACAACAACCCACGCGACGCCGATTACCCCGCTCCCGCTTTTGATGACAGGCAAGAGCAGAAGAACCTTGACGCTGTTTGAGATTCCGGATGCGATCACCATCGAGCCGAACCGTTGGAGCCCGTAGAGAGTCGCTCTGTTTGCGGCGCTGAGAGCTTCTAAAATCAGAGTCAGGGTCACTATCGGGAGAAGCACTTTCATAAGCGGCATCCCATAGGAATGCGAAATTGGCCCTGCAAGCAGGAAAAGCAAGCCGGATACGATGAGCGAAAGGGATATCTTGAGAAGCATTATAAGGAGATGTGCCCGCACAATCAGGCCGTCTTTTCCCTCTGCCTTGAACTCTGCCACGTATCTCTCAAGGAATGCCTCGAAATTCGCCGTTCCTATCGTGGCGATCCCGACAACGGAAAGCGAGAGGGAAAGCATCCCAAACTTCTCAGGGCCAAGATACCTGAGGACAACTACGGAGTAGATGATCCCGAAAAAAACGTTGAGTCCCTGGTCAATCCCAAGGAGAAAGCTTCCTCTGGATATGTCTCTAAGTGCACGACCTCGTGCCGAGCTCTTGCCTGACTCGCTCACTCCTTTTTCCTTTCTGCCAGCGACCCATAAAGCTTTTCAGCCTGTTTCAGCGATGAGCTAAGCGAGAAATTCTTGAGCGCGAAATCTCTTGCGTTTCTGGAGAGTGATTGGAGGAGATCTTCTCTGGAAATCAGCTCCGCCAATCTCTCGCCGATATTCTCGCGGGTCACAACGAGACCGTTTTCTTTGTCGGTAATGAAGGTGGACGGGCCGCCTGAACCCTCAAGCGCCACCGGTACTGTTCCGCACATCATGGCCTCAATCGTTGCTCTCGACAGGCTCTCGCTTTGAGATGGAAGAAGCAGGATCGCGTTCGTTGAATAGAACCCCGGCATCTCCTCAGGCTTGATCCAACCGCGGAACTTCACTCTCTCCAGAACGCGTGATTTTCCGAGAAGATCAAGTGTTTCCTCCTTCGCGAGTGACCCAAGGAATTCTCCAGCGACATCAAAAGTGAGCTTGGGGAATCTCGAAGCCAGGGAGACAAAAGTGCTGACCGCGAGGTCAAAGCCCTTCTCCTTTGTGAGACGTCCTGCAAAGCAGATCGAGGAGCCCCTCGGGCCAGCGCCGGCTTCCGGGGAGAACCGATTCTCATCTATTCCCGAAGGAATGGCATACAGTCTCTCCGGAGGAATGCTGAATCTCGATCCGATTTTCTTCAATGAGTCCTGAAGAGGGGCCACGATTGCTGCTCCTCCTCCAAAGAAATATCTTTCAAGCAAGCTTGAACCGCACGGACCGCCGTGGTACTGGATGACGTACGGGATTCGTCTCGCCCTCAACGCTGCCGAGAAGAGCCATGATATGGAATTTGCCGTTGAACCGTAGAAAACGAAAAGCCCCGGCGGACTCTTCATGACATGGGCAGCGAAACCACCCGGGACCGAAACGTTTTTCGACAAACGGCAGGATGGCCAGAAGAAAAATGGCAGTCTTTCGACTTCGACCAGCTTCCATCTCCCTTCCCTTGTTTCGAGATGAACTTCCGGAGAATGGCCGTGCCTGTCCTTTAGGATTCGCAGAAACTGATTCCAAAAATGGGCCCCGGTTCCATTCATCTCCAAGAACTGGGCGTCAGTGAGACCAAAGGAGGCAGGAGAGGCTCCGTAGTAGTGGACGATTCTCAAGTCTCAGACCTCCTCTTGAGCCACGAGATTTCCGACTTTATGAGTCCAAAGATGTCAAGTATCGAGCTAAGGTCCGGGAGCGAATGGTTGCCTGCAGCCAACGCATCGCAACCGGGATGGGAAGGGTGAAACCCGTGCATCGCCTTCAAGGGCTCTTTCCCCATGAAACTGGGTACAATCAGCGTTCCAGGAGAGGTAAGGAAGATGAGCTCTCCGAATCGGCCGTCCGGGAAGTAGGCGCCCAGTTGTTTCAGCTCGTCAACCGTGAGTATTCTGCCGCTTTTGAGAGCAGAGAGCCTTGATGAGAAAGATTCCCTGGCCTCCTTGTTCGAAAACCAGAACCTCGCCATGGTCGAGTCCAGGAAGACAAGATAATCATCCGGCATGCTGAACTTGACCGTATCAAGGAAGACCGAAGAGTCAATAACCGAGGTCGTATCAACCATGCCGTGATCAGACACAACCAATATATGAACATCATCGTAATATTCGGACGCCGTTTGGGCAGACTCCGTGACCATCTCGCTGAGGAGGCGCAGTTTCTCAACGACTCTCTCCGAGCCAGTCCCGAATTTGTGGATTACTGCGTCGAGCTCGGGAGTATAGAAGAAGAAGAACTGCAGAATTCCGGCACGCAGCTCTTGAGTGAATTCCTTGAAGTTCTCCTCTTCGCGCGCCCTCCAGTCCCAGACCCGGTACTCTATTCCGTTTCCGGAAAGCTCATCGAAGATATTCGGACAGGCATTCAAGCCATTTTCGGAAAAGATGTTTTTCTTTTCGCAAAGATCGAAAAAGCGAAAGTATTCAAATGGAATCTCATAGAGACTGTAGTATCCCTTGATGCCTGCGCGCACTTCGACCAGCCATTTCAGGAAAGCGGATGAGAGCTTCCTCCTGAGAATTCTTCGCGGCAGCCAAGAGACCAGTCTGGTCGCTGAAAACGGTGAGCTTTGTGGAGCATGGAAATACATAGCCCAATGACCCGTTTCGCCGGGTGGTCTTCCTGAAAGAAGACTCGGTATCGCCGCGCCGCTGTATCCGAGAACAGTTTTGAGGCGCCTCTTTTCCCGGAACTCCGGGAACTCGACTCCGCTTTTCGCCAGGATTTCCCAGCCAAGCGCATCTATGAGGAACACTATGCAGGCCTTTTTCACTGTTTCATGCTCCCCGAGAAGAACTCCACCCAGACCTTTCCGCTTCTGCCAGTTCTCTTCACGGTCGCTTGTGAGAAAACCTTCCGTGCCAGCTTCATGAATCCTGCAGAACATTCCCAGTCTTCAAGACGGCTCTCAGGCAGTTCGAAAAAGAGCAGTGCAGCCATTTTTCTTAAGAAATCCTCTCCATTTCCCCACCGTGATAGTCTGAAAACCCTCACAATATCGGGAATGCTTCCGCTCCCACCGATGAAACTCTCGAGTGCCTTCCGGAGAGCCCTGGCATTTTCTCTCAAACCCGGCCTGGCAGCAGTCCGAAAAATGAGTGCGGAAAGCTCGTGTGTGCCTGCTCCGGATAGGGAGCTGCATTCCCACAGCCACACTTGTCTCATGAGTTCTCTGGCCCTCGAAAGGACCGTACCCATTTCTCCATATCTTTTTCTCACGATGGAAATCTCGGGCTTCTCTCTGAACCCGGCCCAGAAAGTGGCCTCTTCTTCCAGGCCGGGAGCAATTCCTCCGATTTCACCATCGCCGCTTCTCAGAGTCTCCTTGAAGACCGAGAGCCTTCTCTTGTATCCAGGCACGTATGCTCCACGAAATGCGAGAATAGACGTCATGCAGTCAAGGATTGCCTTGCCGGCCAAGAACGCGGTCTTCACGGACTCCGGGCCGGCACTTGGCCGGAAGCGCTCAAGATTCCTGAGACACTCCCATGCACGGTTCTCCACAAGAGTGATCGCCTCAACCTTTGTGATCTCCGAACCGTCGGTGATTGGAAGCTGAGACAGGCAGCTTTCGTCTCCGGCGAGGACTTTGCCTTGATTGGCCATGTCAACGGTTTCCATCTTTGGCTTCTGGGAGCGAATATCCTTTCGCGTATAGACCGGGAGGCTGAGGGGAGATGACAATATCAATCTCGGGTCAGGCGGAGAGAAACTTGATTCGATTTCCCTCAAGATTGGAACAAGCTCCCTCCTCTCCTTCTCTCCGGAGGTGACGACTCCGAGGTCAAGATCTGAAAGCAAGAGAACACGGTCGCCGATGCGCAGACTGCTCCCTTCGCCCAGACTCAGGCTCCCCGTGAGGAAAACCGCTTCAAGATTCGTCCCACACGTCTTACCCAAAACCAGACACAGCTCTTTCAGACAGTTGCGGACCACCACATCCGCATCAGGGTCAAAAGATGTGCGGAATTCGAGAGCCAAGTCGGACATAAGGGACGAAAAGAGACTCAGAGGCGCTTGTAGATAAAAGCCGGGATGGCAAACTTTCGTCTATTGAAAACGACCCCAATCACGTTTGCGTGAGACTGGGAGAGCATGTTCACTGCCTTCTGGACTATTTCACGTCTGGTTTTTGAGGCGCGCACGACAAGAATAACTCCATCCGTGTGGCTTCCCAACACAATCGTCTCGGGTGAGGACAGGGCAGGTCCTGAGTCAACAACAACGAAGTGATACAAGGATGAGAGTTCACGCAGGACTGACTTCATTTGTGCAGAACTAATAAGCTGCGATACTCCCGGAAGGTTTACTCCTCCCCTCAAAAAATCGAGATTCTGTACCGGGGTCTTGACGATTCCCGTTTCGAGAGTAGCTTCCCCTCTGAGAATCTCGGTTAGGCCCGGGCCAGGTTCAACTTTGAACCTCCTGGTCAGGTCGCTCCGCGAAAAATCTCCATCGACGCCCAGGATTCGCAACATAGGATCCTGCGCAAGTACCTGGCAGAGATCATGAGTAACAGAGGTAGCTCCTTCCCCTGCAAGCGAGGTAGTCACAAGAAGGCATCTTGAAGATTTGTTCGGAAGCGCAAGCTCCACAGAATTCCTGAGTGCGCTGAGCTCTATTCCGGTTACGTCCGGCTTTTTCCCCGAAAAAACCGTCACCTGCCGGGAGGCACTGCCGGCGACGATTCCGGCTCGCCCCTTCCTTTCCTGCTCAGCTTTTCTCAAGGCATCGAATATCTTGCTCATAGGGTCAGGT
Protein-coding sequences here:
- a CDS encoding flippase yields the protein MSESGKSSARGRALRDISRGSFLLGIDQGLNVFFGIIYSVVVLRYLGPEKFGMLSLSLSVVGIATIGTANFEAFLERYVAEFKAEGKDGLIVRAHLLIMLLKISLSLIVSGLLFLLAGPISHSYGMPLMKVLLPIVTLTLILEALSAANRATLYGLQRFGSMVIASGISNSVKVLLLLPVIKSGSGVIGVAWVVVSALVISAGLYFGLLWAVLRNLRKKGEAMVGSGGLLRMIFKYCIPLLGARAAYLAGQNLSRIILGYLLTPHSLGLFSFAFNIIERFIALGQAVPQAILPSLARLKGEGDEKGLFSVFSHSHRAISVLASLMSAGIFVFAREITLIMGGREYLDGVLLLRILAFVPLARTAQQPLTMLFYALEKTKTVLWLALLKLFLEASLYILFVPFTGLIGAGFANLVSVFVTFVQAVVLAGRAVPAGIKESAGGRLAKISVLTSLQCALIAALSVPFEFLQLNAAIISLKVVLFPLVFFGCTFALGLFSKDDVTFFMTSISGRKIPLRPARGLSKPGESR
- a CDS encoding CpsD/CapB family tyrosine-protein kinase codes for the protein MSKIFDALRKAEQERKGRAGIVAGSASRQVTVFSGKKPDVTGIELSALRNSVELALPNKSSRCLLVTTSLAGEGATSVTHDLCQVLAQDPMLRILGVDGDFSRSDLTRRFKVEPGPGLTEILRGEATLETGIVKTPVQNLDFLRGGVNLPGVSQLISSAQMKSVLRELSSLYHFVVVDSGPALSSPETIVLGSHTDGVILVVRASKTRREIVQKAVNMLSQSHANVIGVVFNRRKFAIPAFIYKRL
- a CDS encoding glycosyltransferase family 2 protein; this encodes MLRGKRITVVIPCHNEEDGIAHVLKNMPSCVDEVVVVDNASTDKTAEVAKSLGAKVVYEPRKGYGAAYKAGIPAATGDVVVTMDGDGSYPQESIGEVTEFMLDRDLDFVSACRFPLANQKSMNFSNWIGNMILTSAMFLLYMRRIRDSQSGMWFFKRSIYPLLEVTSDGMPFSEEIKIEAIKNRQIKFAEYHVNYHIRIGTVKLRKWADGFENLIFLVKKRFS
- a CDS encoding glycosyltransferase; this encodes MRIVHYYGASPASFGLTDAQFLEMNGTGAHFWNQFLRILKDRHGHSPEVHLETREGRWKLVEVERLPFFFWPSCRLSKNVSVPGGFAAHVMKSPPGLFVFYGSTANSISWLFSAALRARRIPYVIQYHGGPCGSSLLERYFFGGGAAIVAPLQDSLKKIGSRFSIPPERLYAIPSGIDENRFSPEAGAGPRGSSICFAGRLTKEKGFDLAVSTFVSLASRFPKLTFDVAGEFLGSLAKEETLDLLGKSRVLERVKFRGWIKPEEMPGFYSTNAILLLPSQSESLSRATIEAMMCGTVPVALEGSGGPSTFITDKENGLVVTRENIGERLAELISREDLLQSLSRNARDFALKNFSLSSSLKQAEKLYGSLAERKKE
- a CDS encoding alkaline phosphatase family protein produces the protein MKKACIVFLIDALGWEILAKSGVEFPEFREKRRLKTVLGYSGAAIPSLLSGRPPGETGHWAMYFHAPQSSPFSATRLVSWLPRRILRRKLSSAFLKWLVEVRAGIKGYYSLYEIPFEYFRFFDLCEKKNIFSENGLNACPNIFDELSGNGIEYRVWDWRAREEENFKEFTQELRAGILQFFFFYTPELDAVIHKFGTGSERVVEKLRLLSEMVTESAQTASEYYDDVHILVVSDHGMVDTTSVIDSSVFLDTVKFSMPDDYLVFLDSTMARFWFSNKEARESFSSRLSALKSGRILTVDELKQLGAYFPDGRFGELIFLTSPGTLIVPSFMGKEPLKAMHGFHPSHPGCDALAAGNHSLPDLSSILDIFGLIKSEISWLKRRSET